A genomic segment from Chanos chanos chromosome 2, fChaCha1.1, whole genome shotgun sequence encodes:
- the large2 gene encoding xylosyl- and glucuronyltransferase LARGE2s, which produces MHCPCRGRLKLLVVSLSFVILLTWLYLLVGNLENGRSLLLSPCLVESTDARLLEREVLESRVREVEEENRQIRLQLSQSQGVAAQPQEGNYGNQQWVASADTGPEDVENTAEERSNQSECARSPTAEKCELIHVACVCAGHNASRDVVTLVKSILFHRRNPLHFHFITDTVANQILSTLFQSWMVPSVQVSFYDADELKSEVSWIPNKHYSGIYGLMKLTLTKALPSDLSKVIVLDTDITFATDIAELWAIFKKFTEKQVIGLVENQSDWYLGNLWKNHKPWPALGRGFNTGVILLYLERLRRIGWEQMWRLTAERELMSMLSTSLADQDIFNAFIKQNPVLVHQLPCFWNVQLSDHTRSEQCYTEVSDLKVIHWNSPKKLRVKNKHVEFFRNLYLTFLEYDGNLLRRELFGCPSQASSESTRLQEALEALDEDDQCYDFRRERIMVHRVHLYFLQYEYTPTMDNTDVTLVAQLSMDRLQMLEAICKHWEGPISLALYMSDAEAQQFLRYAQASEVLKNRKNVGYHIVYKEGQFYPVNLVRNVALRNVNTPYVFLTDVDFLPMYGLYDYLRKSIVQLDMANSKKALVVPAFETLRYRLSFPKSKAELLSMLDMGTLYTFRYHVWTKGHAPTNYAKWRTATTPYKVEWEADFEPYVVVRRDCPEYDQRFVGFGWNKVSHIMELDAQEYDLMVLPNAFMIHMPHAPSFDISKFRSSPSYRYCLTTLKDEFHQDLSRKYGSAALKYLTAQRNI; this is translated from the exons ATGCACTGCCCATGTCGAGGGAGGCTGAAGCTCCTGGTGGTGTCactgtcttttgtcattttgctgACATGGCTGTACCTGCTGGTGGGCAATCTGGAAA ATGGGCGCTCTCTtctactctctccctgtctggtGGAGTCAACAGATGCTCGATTACTGGAGCGGGAGGTTCTCGAGTCACGGGTGcgagaggtggaggaggagaaccGGCAGATCCGTTTGCAACTCAGTCAGTCACAAGGTGTGGCTGCGCAGCCCCAGGAGGGTAACTATGGTAACCAGCAGTGGGTGGCATCCGCAGATACGGGTCCAGAGGATGTagaaaacacagcagaggagCGTTCCAATCAAAGTGAATGTGCCCGGTCACCAACTGCAGAGAAATGTGAG CTTATTcatgtggcatgtgtgtgtgcgggtcaTAACGCCAGCCGTGATGTGGTCACACTAGTCAAGTCTATCCTGTTCCATAG GAGAAACCCCTTGCACTTCCACTTTATCACTGACACAGTCGCCAACCAGATTCTCAGTACTTTGTTCCAGTCATGGATGGTCCCCTCTGTGCAGGTCAGCTTCTATGACGCAGATGAACTCAAG tcagAGGTGTCATGGATACCCAACAAACACTATTCAGGAATTTATGGCCTGATGAAACTCACCCTTACCAAAGCTTTGCCCTCTGACCTGTCAAAGGTTATTGTCCTGGATACAGACATTACTTTTGCCACAGACATTGCTGAGCTGTGGGCTATCTTTAAGAAGTTCACAG AGAAACAGGTGATTGGGCTTGTGGAGAACCAGAGTGACTGGTATCTAGGTAACCTGTGGAAAAACCATAAACCTTGGCCAGCTCTTGGGCGGGGCTTCAATACTG GGGTTATCTTGCTCTACTTGGAGCGGCTGCGCAGGATTGGTTGGGAGCAGATGTGGAGACTAACGGCTGAAAGGGAGCTGATGAGCATGTTGTCCACGTCACTAGCTGATCAG GACATCTTCAATGCTTTCATCAAACAGAACCCAGTTCTGGTACATCAGCTACCCTGCTTCTGGAATGTTCAGTTGTCTGACCACACACGTTCTGAGCAATGCTATACTGAGGTGTCAGACCTTAAG GTGATCCACTGGAACTCCCCTAAGAAGCTACGAGTTAAAAATAAGCATGTGGAATTTTTCCGCAATCTTTATTTGACCTTCTTAGAGTATGATGGAAATCTTCTCCGCCGGGAACTCTTTGGCTGTCCGAGCCAGGCCAGCTCCGAGAGCACTCGG CTTCAGGAAGCGCTGGAGGCCCTGGATGAGGATGACCAGTGCTATGATTTCAGACGGGAGCGAATCATGGTGCACCGTGTTCACCTGTACTTCTTGCAGTATGAGTACACGCCCACTATGGACAACACTGATGTTACATTGGTAGCTCAGCTCTCCATGGACAG ACTGCAGATGCTGGAGGCTATCTGTAAACACTGGGAGGGTCCCATCAGTTTGGCCCTGTATATGTCTGATGCTGAGGCTCAGCAGTTCCTGCGCTATGCTCAAGCCTCTGAGGTCCTCAAGAACCGTAAGAATGTGGGCTACCACATTGTTTACAAAGAAGGCCAATTCTATCCAGTGAACCTGGTTCGCAATGTGGCCCTTCGCAATGTCAACACACCTTATGTGTTTCTGACCGATGTAGACTTCCTGCCTATGTATGGCCTCTACGATTACCTCAG AAAATCCATTGTCCAGTTGGACATGGCTAACAGTAAGAAAGCCCTGGTGGTTCCAGCCTTCGAGACACTGCGATACCGCCTCTCCTTTCCAAAATCCAAAGCTGAGCTACTCTCCATGCTGGACATGGGGACTCTCTACACCTTCAG GTACCATGTTTGGACCAAGGGTCATGCCCCAACCAATTATGCCAAATGGAGGACAGCTACTACACCCTATAAGGTTGAGTGGGAGGCGGACTTTGAGCCGTATGTTGTAGTCCGACGAGACTGTCCTGAGTATGATCAGAGATTTGTAGGCTTTGGCTGGAACAAAGTGTCTCACATCATGGAGCTTGATGCACAG GAATATGATCTGATGGTTCTCCCTAATGCCTTCATGATCCACATGCCTCATGCACCTAGCTTTGACATCTCCAAATTCCGTTCCAGTCCAAGTTACCGGTACTGCCTGACAACTCTCAAGGATGAGTTCCACCAAGATCTCTCCCGGAAGTATGGCTCTGCTGCCCTGAAGTACCTCACAGCCCAGAGGAATATCTAA